ATAGGCAACGAAATATCGAATAGCCACTAAGCAAGAAAAAGAGAAACAAGCTTGAGAAACCTGAGTTATACAGCATGATAAGATTGCAGGTTAAAAAGACAATGCAAGTAGCATTTCATCTCATCTCCTTTAATAAACAAGTATAGCATGTTAGTCACTCTTATGATAACCATGATTATTGCGTCCATCTGGCACAATTTCCAAAGGAATCACTGAAATaactggaaaaggaaaactcgAATTGTCTACATGGAACGCAAGATATGAAAGAAACTTTAAATACTAAGAAAAATGTCGGAAACGGTGAACCCATCTATATCCATCTACAAAATATTATCAAAACCGATTCTGCCAATAAACTACTGGCTCATATCCTGATAGACCTGATAACCTAACTGCCTATCCAAGGAAATTCATGATCACCAAATGGAGAACCAGATTGCACAGCACAAAATCAGCGAAGGCACGCTCCGGGGCTAAATCCTGCAAAAGTTGAAGCTGTAATGTCAACCATCACCCTCTCAATAAGTTTCAAGCTAACTGTCAGATACCATAACGAGTGAAGGTACCCATAAATCGATATTTATTACCTTAAATTCCTTGTTTTCTTTGTTAACTTGGATACGGAGACAAACTGCAGGAAATGAAAACAAACCCCTCTTACCACTTATAATAGTTTAAAAGAGTATTCTGCATATAAcagatgaaaaccgaaatcattaCCTGCTAGAACTGCTGTGCCAACACAAGAAAGTACTCCCGAGAGGAAAGAGTTGAATGGGAACGATCCGACAATTGCCATATAACAAACCTATGCACCAGCAAAACAGATCTTAAAAGGTTAAGACCAGAGATAAAAAAATCCTAATAACATAAACAATTAATAGATTGGTGTATGACTGTTTTTAGCCAATAGATCTCGAACTAACTCATTCTTGGTTCACGAAAGTCAGAAACACGTGAGAAATAATGAAAGATGAAACATTTAGAGGATGGAGTTGGGCTGCAAAAGTCTCTACCTTCTATGGAGGATTGTAACAAAATGAAGAGAACAAATATGGTGTGGATAAATAAAAAAGACAGTCAGTGGCTACTAAGAGATCTTTGCAGGTGCAAGGCACAAATATTGTAACGAAAGAGTAAATATAAGAGATGATTTCAAGTATTATGCTGTCCGATATGCAAGCAAGTTAAAACCAGAGACCGAAGCGCACGGTAATTTTTATCATCCACATACCATTACTACCATCAATTTACAGAGATCTAACTCTAAAATGGTGTCTAAATTAAATTTGAGCACCTTACTTGAAAGATTTGTGGCATTATGCTTTAAAACTAGTCTGAGAGAGCAACATGAAAGCGAATGCTTGGAACTTATCTTTAATAAGTGATAAATAGGTTAATATGTAAATCATGTATTCTGTTTGCCTGCTGCCAGGCCAATAAACTGGTACCTATCACAGAAGCACTCTAACATGGAGGCAGTTACTTCTTCTGACGCATGTTTCTTGGAAAACAAAGTATCTAAATCATCAAGATGATTAACCTTTCAAAATTGTAGTCCATATACCTTTCTTGGTGTAACTTCCTAAACGCCCTAATTTCACAAGACCTAAATCAATTATAGTCTTCAACCGAATGTCTACGTATTCATATAGGATAAAATCATTTAGACAACATCACATATCCATAACTGAGAACATTTTAGCAAGTCCATAATTACCTACAAAAATTGATCAAACCCGTAGTTTCAAAAACCCCGAACAGAGCTAAATTGGATCATATGGAGAGAGGAGACGAATGTTGAATAGCGGTAATAAGTTAAATCGTGCAGATCtatggaaaaaaagaagaagaaagaagttgaTTAACGAAGGATTACGATACAGTACCTGAATCAGAGCTGTGAAAATAGCAAAAAGAACATACAGATCTATGATCTGaaacaaataagaaaacaaaaacgttaggttttagatttttcttAGATCACTAGTTCAAATGTGTGTTTGAGAGAGGGACCTTAAGATTTGTGGGTGTGGCGACGTAAAATGATCGAAGAGAATGAAAAAGTGCTTGAGCATCCTTCGCGGTGCTGCTAGCTGCGGTCGTTGATTtcgccatcttcttcttcttctcctctgtcAATTGCAGTTTTCGCTCCCCAAACCCCAAACTAAGAGTTAAAGTCCGTCTTTGTAGACCAGCCAGTGTAAAAGGAGTGTAATAAAATCGGAAACTCGTGATAAGATCTAAAAATCGATTTTTCAGGTCAGACACGGCGGGACCATCTGCACGCACTGTTGCAAGGAGTTTCTTCTGAAATCGAACACAACTAGGAGTTAATATTACTTCAGCCGTTCAGGTGTATCATGTGTTAATGACAGCATCTGCGGAAACAGTTTATGGTCTTTGCAAGTGCAGCTGCAATTCACAATGAGTAAACCAACTGTGAAAGTTGCAACAGTAAGAATGACATTGGACACCATGATTCCAAGGCATCCGtataagttttattttatatatataatggTCGGATTTTCGAACAAACATGATAATCACAATACACATAGTTGTGTTAAACTAAAATACCTATGAAGTCATTGATTGAATCCAAGAAATCCTCCAAGGCTGCAAGCACACCCGTAGAACAGAATACAATAGAATATCTTGGTTTCTCCTTCTTAACCTTTTGTGTAATGAATAATAAAACTCTCGAACCAATACTAATGGCTATtgagttccttttataggtagaaagaggaccaaggttcatagggtttagagttaacaatcaatctcgaccgtccatcaaggaagaattaatagaaattaatccccTAAAATGGTAACCGAAATATTTAGCAATATTCTTAATTAACCAAAGTTATTACATGGGCCCACAAGATATTTCTAACtatagaaatattcttacattctctCACTGGTCCAAGTGATAATTTATTTAATGGTTAATTACAAAAAAACATAAGCGCGCATAATTGCTAAACAAATTTAGTGGTTAAACGTAATACCTTAACCAACAAAATTACTTATGCGAGTTATGTCGGTGGCAcattgtcttgttatcaacatgttcccttccatgtaccacaacacaagcaACTTACTTAATCAAGCCTTAAATAgggatatcataatggtccacTAATGTCTTCGAAAGAAAACAGTTTCTGTAGCATTCATCCAATAAGTtcagaataataacaataataagatCTCAATAAGTGTTCAAACATAAGCAAAAGTTTAAGTGAAACTAATTGTTTGTTACTCCCTCAAGACCCATGTTTCCAACATGTTCCAGAAAAGTCTTGAGAGGTAACGCCTTCGTGAATGCATCTGCAATCATAAGTTGTGTGCCTATGTGCTCAATGAACAACTTTTTCATctgaatgatagacacatttttgtgtccgaattgtcctcagtgtctctattgttagtgcttgattttgtacttattatggtgtttttatgtttgtgtaggcgtttttggagaaatacacttgtgtggaaaaagttgctcgaaaagtgctatttggactcccggagaaaagtactaaaggcacctcactttggataagggcacccccaggaccccagctgttaaaggcgcccacgtTTTGGGTTAAGAGGCACCTTCATCTCCTTCGTTTGAAACTgaatattggcgggaaaatagtcgcagctcctggcagttttctcgatcggattttggatgggttagaggtagactaaatcgctgaaacttcataggtggacgtgatatagcctaaaaagcttggtatgggcctttggttcgatccaattaAGCAGGATATTCCTCGAGAAGCAAAATAGGGCAGTacgtgcatgggagagttatttcacgggatcACATGAGTCTGAACGATTTCTGAGCATGTTTGTTGACTCGGgcaacagtttggagcgtgtcagagataaataaggagagtGTGCAGCTGTAAGGCGCGTGAAgaggtaaaaaaaagaaaaaatatctcgTATCTTGCATGGAGAATAATCATAAATATTTTGCAATTACTCGAGAGATTTGGAGTTGCTGCGGGTATAAATATGTTTATGGGGACTcagagaaagggtgtcgagagtctggggggctgaggagagccagagaagaagaaattcgagttttcccaaactcggtttctgctgctgatgaacatgaagaacacgaagaacggacctgcaaagacagtcgttttttaacagtttcaacgactcacagccgtgggtcgtacatcagaggcagacttattttccaccgtttgcgacacagagtcgtgggtcttagagcaacagtatcagtgacacatattgtgggtcgtagttctttggtttgtaacaaatataattgttacaaacccggttttgaattatttctccattttcatcatttgtaaacaccctttgagcaataataatgatttttgagcgtgtttccaacatgatgagcggctaattctcccgcaaccaaggcaatgaggaagctatttacgcatgaataattggtaactattttattttctctaatatttaattataattcactcaatcactgcttttgcagagttttaaattttttgcgtaattttcctaatcagttgtgattcaattagataggttatgctttgtttagataatctatgcttaagggataaaattgatgtttgagaatttgcttgattattagtgagttaagatataaaggacttaaaagataattagagttttggattatttacaatcattaattcatgtgtaatagtggaatcagtgtcttggttgttttctcatacctctcgcccactttgttaatatttttgtatataattttattaaatctttaaatttaatcttcacaagtccgagagtttgaacctctttactacaacatcattcaaaaaaaaaaacatcaaatttttggctccgacgacgcggatttgtgcttaggtagaatttttaggtttttttttatttcatttgttctttttacgtttctttgggtgtgtctttgtattgcaggtttgaagttggatactaaagacttggaatcaaagcttaaagccaaaagagagggaaaaagacaaagcaaaaaaaaaagagcgaaagaaaaattttaaaaaaagaaagagagaatttattttattttattttttagagaccttccattttttgtaattattttttttcttttgcactttatttggactttggacttggacaattttttttttaaaccctaaggaagggtacattaaatataaaactgtttgcagggaaggacgacgattacaatatcgtctcggcccctcgggttcgcacatgacataggagtcgtggcccgagtcgacttcagcggttctgcgctcgtctggtacgggaggtaagctttcgaaacacccgtgaatcccctgtcagcgggtttattgtatgccttaaggtgaatatatgctgaggatttgaatacggttattttaatttcctagtaaaggccaaggcctggccaaattaag
This is a stretch of genomic DNA from Papaver somniferum cultivar HN1 chromosome 1, ASM357369v1, whole genome shotgun sequence. It encodes these proteins:
- the LOC113310431 gene encoding dolichyl-diphosphooligosaccharide--protein glycosyltransferase subunit DAD1-like gives rise to the protein MAKSTTAASSTAKDAQALFHSLRSFYVATPTNLKIIDLYVLFAIFTALIQVCYMAIVGSFPFNSFLSGVLSCVGTAVLAVCLRIQVNKENKEFKDLAPERAFADFVLCNLVLHLVIMNFLG